Proteins from one Chanodichthys erythropterus isolate Z2021 chromosome 15, ASM2448905v1, whole genome shotgun sequence genomic window:
- the zcchc17 gene encoding nucleolar protein of 40 kDa: MDEEGMREPAGLDGLPPMYSILKGEVVSVTTYGAFVKIAGYRKQGLVHKSEMSACRVDNPSEIVDVGEQVWIKVIGKEMKDDKVKLSFSMKSVNQGTGRDLDPNNVMAEQDERRRRQFRDHTGQKITLEAVLNTTCKKCGCIGHFAKDCFSQAGLQYSLVPEEEEEPPTSNQNTQSEPQKRKKEKKAKKEKKKKKERKRESSSSDSNDEDAKRPRHSHTHSDKKKKHKKHKHKAK, from the exons ATGGACGAGGAGGGGATGAGAGAGCCAGCTGGTCTGGATGGACTGCCACCAATGTACAGCATTCTGAAGGGAGAG GTAGTGTCTGTTACAACATACGGCGCTTTCGTTAAGATTGCAGGATACAGAAAACAAG GTCTGGTTCATAAGAGTGAGATGTCAGCCTGTCGGGTGGATAACCCGTCTGAAATAGTTGATGTAGGGGAGCAAGTGTGGATAAAAGTCATTGGCAAAGAG ATGAAAGATGATAAAGTCAAGTTGTCCTTCTCTATGAAATCTGTCAATCAAGGCACTGGTCGGGACTTAGACCCCAACAACGTCATGGCAGA ACAAGACGAACGTCGCCGGAGACAGTTCAGAGATCACACCGGGCAGAAGATCACCTTGGAGGCTGTGCTCAACACCACATGCAAAAAGTGTGGCTGCATTG GTCACTTTGCAAAGGACTGCTTCTCTCAGGCTGGACTGCAGTACAGTTTAGTTccagaagaggaggaggagccGCCGACCAGCAACCAGAACACCCAGTCAGAGCCTCAGAAGCGTAAAAAG GAAAAGAAggcaaagaaagaaaagaagaaaaagaaagagaggaagagagagagctCTTCATCTGATAGCAACGATGAAGATGCAAAACGGCCCCGgcattctcacacacactcagacaagaagaaaaaacacaagaaacacaaacacaaggCGAAGTGA
- the fabp3 gene encoding fatty acid-binding protein, heart — protein sequence MVDVFVGTWNLKESKNFDDYMKALGVGFATRQVGSMTKPTTIISKEGDVITLKTVSTFKSTEINFKLGEEFDETTADDRKVKSLITLDGDKLVHVQKWDGKETTLVREVSDNSLTLTLTLGDVVSTRHYIKAE from the exons ATGGTTGACGTTTTTGTTGGCACATGGAACTTAAAGGAGAGCAAGAATTTTGATGACTACATGAAAGCCCTTG GTGTTGGCTTTGCCACGCGTCAGGTTGGCAGTATGACCAAACCTACAACCATCATCTCCAAGGAGGGAGATGTCATCACACTTAAGACTGTCAGCACTTTCAAAAGCACAGAAATCAACTTCAAACTGGGAGAGGAGTTCGACGAGACCACTGCAGATGACCGTAAAGTCAAG TCCTTGATAACTTTAGATGGAGACAAACTTGTTCATGTTCAGAAATGGGACGGTAAAGAGACGACCCTGGTCCGAGAAGTCAGTGACAACAGCCTCACTCTG ACCTTGACACTCGGCGATGTTGTCTCCACACGACACTATATCAAGGCGGAATAA